In Plectropomus leopardus isolate mb chromosome 20, YSFRI_Pleo_2.0, whole genome shotgun sequence, one DNA window encodes the following:
- the dpm2 gene encoding dolichol phosphate-mannose biosynthesis regulatory protein, translating into MATGVDQAAGMSLVIFSLLLFTYYSVWVIILPFVDSDHVLHKYFLPREYSVILPGIAAVILLLCIGAFTAVIMWKNRKPKKVD; encoded by the exons ATG GCCACAGGAGTGGATCAAGCAGCTGGCATGAGTCTGGTCATATTCAGCCTCCTGCTGTTTACATACTACTCTGTCTGGGTCATCATCCTG CCTTTTGTGGACAGTGATCATGTTCTGCACAAGTATTTTCTTCCTCGGGAGTACTCAGTCATCCTGCCGGGCATTGCAGCGGTGATACTGCTCCTGTGTATAG GAGCGTTCACTGCAGTTATCATGTGGAAGAATCGCAAGCCAAAGAAAGTGGACTAA